In Paraburkholderia flava, one genomic interval encodes:
- a CDS encoding ABC transporter ATP-binding protein codes for MKAFNAPPALQIVESSALRAPAPQEAHVELAGVTRYFSKNGSKELFHALGPIDLTLTRGEFFSVVGPSGCGKSTLLDALAGLSKPSSGTVTFEGQSVKGVPDGVGVVFQEDASFPWLTVRDNISFGLRMAGVDGAEIRRRVDYALGFMGLKDFAGAYPAQLSGGMRQRVCIARTLVIQPRLILLDEPFGALDQQTRLLMGDELLRLWRETSATVLLITHALDEAAMLSDRVGVMSARPGLFIDIVETGWERSRDSRVVSTPRFGEVNARLWEKLRVESLKVMGVQPACEY; via the coding sequence ATGAAAGCGTTCAATGCGCCGCCCGCGCTGCAGATCGTCGAGAGTTCGGCGCTGCGTGCGCCGGCGCCGCAGGAAGCGCACGTCGAACTCGCGGGCGTCACGCGCTATTTCAGCAAGAACGGATCGAAGGAGCTGTTTCATGCGCTCGGTCCGATCGATCTGACGCTCACGCGCGGCGAGTTTTTCTCGGTGGTCGGTCCGTCGGGTTGCGGCAAGTCGACGTTGCTCGACGCACTTGCCGGTCTGTCCAAGCCAAGTTCCGGCACGGTCACGTTCGAGGGTCAGTCGGTGAAGGGCGTGCCCGACGGCGTCGGCGTCGTGTTCCAGGAGGACGCGTCGTTTCCGTGGCTCACGGTGCGCGACAACATCTCGTTCGGTCTGCGGATGGCGGGTGTCGACGGTGCGGAGATTCGCCGGCGCGTCGATTACGCGCTCGGCTTCATGGGGCTGAAGGATTTTGCCGGCGCCTATCCGGCGCAGTTGTCCGGCGGCATGCGGCAGCGCGTGTGCATCGCGCGCACGCTGGTCATCCAGCCGCGTCTGATCCTGCTCGACGAGCCGTTCGGTGCACTCGATCAACAAACGCGTTTGCTGATGGGCGACGAACTGCTGCGGCTGTGGCGCGAAACGTCGGCGACGGTGCTGCTGATCACGCATGCGCTCGACGAAGCCGCGATGCTGTCGGATCGCGTCGGCGTGATGTCGGCGCGACCGGGCCTTTTCATCGATATCGTCGAAACCGGCTGGGAGCGTTCGCGCGACAGCCGCGTCGTGTCGACGCCGCGCTTCGGCGAAGTGAACGCGCGGTTGTGGGAAAAGCTGCGTGTGGAATCGCTGAAAGTGATGGGCGTGCAACCGGCGTGCGAGTACTAG
- a CDS encoding ABC transporter permease, with amino-acid sequence MRVLADTGFEVKTETLVRIVVVVGFVALVELLCRVGVIPSSVLVPPSAMVSHGIELLKSGKFDHDIVTSLANIVAASVVSVLLGFVLGLGIHALPSLRRSIEPLLSSYYAVPTFIFYPVFIVLLGVGSAPIIAIAVMLAVVTMITATLNGLDRIPRALHKSAQVMRLSPWRSAIHIKLPATLPYLFTGVKLSVAYSFIGVIASEFILSGSGIGYAIGYAYNNFQNDDMYSLMLFVLVLVTLVNVVLNRIDHRFQARRQR; translated from the coding sequence GTGCGAGTACTAGCCGACACAGGGTTCGAAGTGAAAACCGAAACGCTTGTCCGTATCGTGGTGGTCGTCGGGTTCGTCGCACTCGTCGAACTGCTGTGCCGCGTCGGCGTCATTCCGTCGAGCGTGCTGGTGCCGCCGTCCGCGATGGTGTCGCACGGCATCGAGCTGCTGAAAAGCGGCAAGTTCGATCACGACATCGTAACGAGTCTCGCGAACATCGTCGCCGCATCGGTCGTGTCGGTGCTGCTCGGCTTCGTGCTCGGGCTCGGCATTCATGCGCTGCCGTCGCTGCGCCGCTCGATCGAGCCGCTGCTGTCCAGCTACTACGCGGTGCCGACGTTCATTTTTTATCCTGTCTTTATCGTGCTGCTCGGCGTCGGTTCGGCACCGATCATCGCGATTGCCGTGATGCTCGCCGTCGTCACGATGATTACCGCGACGCTGAACGGACTCGACCGCATTCCGCGCGCGCTGCACAAGAGCGCACAGGTGATGCGATTGTCGCCGTGGCGCTCGGCGATTCACATCAAGCTGCCCGCGACGCTGCCTTATCTGTTCACCGGCGTGAAGCTGTCGGTCGCGTACTCGTTCATCGGCGTGATCGCGTCGGAGTTCATCCTGTCCGGCTCCGGCATCGGTTACGCGATCGGCTATGCGTACAACAACTTCCAGAACGACGACATGTATTCGCTGATGCTGTTCGTGCTGGTGCTCGTCACGCTCGTGAACGTCGTGCTGAACCGGATCGATCACCGGTTCCAGGCGCGCCGTCAACGCTAA
- a CDS encoding ABC transporter permease has product MKRFTDMLLVAVVVVLCWQCLHWAVGDSAMGSPWSTVRTLVAMLGTQAFWQNVGETARALAYALVIALAGGVALGVVLGVNRMSGVVAEPILLNLYSLPKVTLYPLVLLVFGLGLSAKVAFGVMHGLIPILMFTMNAIRQMRPVYLRASKSMRLSFHRTVLHVVLPAIFPEIVAGLRLGFSLTLLGVLIGEMFASQRGLGYLLTSAMNLGDIRTIMAVALFLTVFALACNGLLMMADRRLKHR; this is encoded by the coding sequence ATGAAACGCTTCACCGACATGCTGCTGGTCGCCGTTGTGGTCGTGCTGTGCTGGCAGTGTCTGCACTGGGCCGTCGGCGACAGCGCGATGGGCTCACCGTGGAGCACCGTGCGCACGCTCGTCGCGATGCTCGGCACCCAGGCGTTCTGGCAGAACGTCGGCGAGACCGCACGGGCGCTTGCCTATGCACTCGTCATCGCGCTCGCGGGCGGCGTCGCGCTCGGCGTCGTGCTGGGCGTGAACCGGATGTCCGGCGTGGTCGCCGAACCGATCCTGCTGAACCTCTACTCGCTGCCGAAGGTCACACTGTATCCGCTCGTGTTGCTGGTGTTCGGGCTCGGGCTGTCCGCGAAAGTCGCGTTCGGCGTGATGCACGGCCTGATCCCGATCCTGATGTTCACGATGAACGCGATCCGTCAGATGCGGCCCGTCTATCTGCGTGCATCGAAGTCGATGCGTCTGTCGTTTCATCGGACGGTGCTGCACGTCGTGCTGCCGGCGATTTTTCCGGAGATCGTCGCGGGGCTGCGGCTCGGTTTTTCGCTGACGCTGCTCGGCGTGCTGATCGGCGAGATGTTCGCGTCGCAACGCGGACTCGGCTATCTGCTGACGAGCGCGATGAATCTCGGCGACATCCGCACGATCATGGCCGTTGCGCTGTTCCTGACCGTTTTCGCACTTGCCTGCAACGGCCTCTTGATGATGGCCGACCGGCGCCTGAAGCACCGCTAA